Genomic window (Daucus carota subsp. sativus chromosome 5, DH1 v3.0, whole genome shotgun sequence):
GTAGATGCGAAAAATGAAGAAAGGGAGGAGATTGATACAGACAAGGATGCTGAATTTACATTTAATGTTCCTCCCCCTATCGATGTTGCTCATGATAAAGGTTTTCCTAATGGAGGACTTGAAAACAGTGAATTGAGAAACAGTTTGAACACACAAAGTGGTCCTTTAAAGTCTGTTGCAGTAAATGAACGAAGAGATGGTGAACCTGATGATTTCTTTGATCCTCAAGACTCGTTGAGCGTCAAAAGCAATACTAGCAATGGAGGGGAACAACCTTTTACTCGTGCTACACCTTCAGAGTTTTATGATGCATGGGAAGGTAACTGTTTTTTTCCTTACCAAAAGATTAAACCAGTATAATATGACCATCTTTCTGCTCTCTCTCCCAATATGTTTTTTGTTCTCtctttgtataattttattctGGTTTTCTATTGTGGTGTATATTACCTGAGCTTTTTGCATGACAATGGTACTGACTTGATTAGCTTCTTTAGTACATGCATATACTGTTTTGTCTTTTAAATGTATGTTTTCTGTTACtccaattttttaaatttttttagcaaATGTAATATTATTCAAAGTTGACTATCTAAGCAATCCTTCCTGTTTGGTCATGAGATGCTAATACTGCACCATTGATACTTGCATTATCAGTACAAAAGTAGACTGACTTGCATGTTTCCCATTTATTGTTCTAGAACTTTCCCCTGATAGTGTACCACAGCAGCTTCCTTTAAATGAAGTTGAGACTGAATTGCGTGAaataaaatcaagtttgttGATGGAGATAGAGAAACGAAAGCAGGCCGAAGAATCTCTGAATAATATGCAAAGCCATTGGCTGAGGATCCGGCAGCATTTGTCTACTGTTGGCTTGACTCTGCCTGCAGATCCTATTGGTGCAGTGGAGGATAGTAATTTGGATGATCCAGTGGAAGCACTGTGTCAACAAGTTAATCTTGCCCGTTATGTGTCTAGTTCCATTGGCAAAGGAATTGCAAAGGCCGAGGCTGAGGCAGAAATGGAATCGCAAATTGAGGCCAAGAACTTTGAAATTTCTCGGTTATGGGACAGACTGAATTACTATGAGGCTGTTAATAGAGAGATGTCTCAGAGGAATCAGGAAGTTGTAGGTGAGATTTCTGTACCATCATTGAGCAgccattattttttttgcaacaTATACCAAAAGTTGTTGTGCAGCCTGTCAATATCCTTTGTTCGCATTTGCTAAAAAGTCTCTTCCTTTGACCTACTGTTTCCCTACTCTCCATACAGTTGCATAATTgcagtttcattttttttttcttttgcttaaatatattgtttttaatatttcaagAACTTAAATGTGAATACGGGGGATTATGCTGTTTGTGTATATACCATTTTCTGATTTGTTTAATGTTTAAACTGAGGCAGAGAAAGCACGCAAGCTTAGGAAAAGTAGGAAGAAAAAGCTGAGGTGGGTTTGGGGATCACTTGCTGTTGCAATCACAGTTGGAACTGCTGCAGTAGCATGGTCTTATATCCCAAGTGGAAAAGGAACGTCTTCCTCTAATCAGTCCGATGCTCCTCGTTCATCCAAGTCATAATCGTCTATCCTATCCTTCATGATTGGCTTTTGAAGCATTCACCAGACTATAATTCGATAATTGTGCTACCATGTATATACCTTCCTATGGGCCTGTCTTGACAGCACAACAAGTTTTTATTGCCCAAGGTTTACGTTCCAGGCTTGCAGCTGGAGAATAATGTCAGCATTCTTGCCTTGTATTCAGCCTCTTCATGTGGCAGGCAATCTGACATCCTTCAAATTCTGGATGAAGctataaaatttgattctatagTGTTATTTTGAACGTACTAATTTTACTTCCACAAACATATCTCTGCAAAAAGTAAAGGTTTCGTTGGTGTATGCATAATATAAGCGtttcagcttcatttttgacgATTGTATTCTTCCTCATTCGGCACTAACAATCAGGATTAGAATTCTGaaatgcattgcatttgagtttTGAGTTTATGCAATTGTTTTGATCAGCATCACAATATCTTCCTAGTCAAGGATGTGTCATTTCGTTTTTAACCAGTCTCGCAACTAGGATCAGCTTCGGTAGTCTCGCAAGCAGTTTCATGATTTGTGTTTGCTAGGTGAACAAATTCAATGAGCTCTTGGTGGGCACACAAGCTCGACCTcgttttgactgaaatttacaaatttacaaaattttcgtattgtatttcagaaatctgaaaatttcagtcaaaattgaGCCAATTTTATTAGTCGGAGTCAAAATTCACAAATATTTcgaaatgaagagaatgaaaaAGATATTTAATACGTGCTAAGTTCAAACCTGGTCGACTAATTTATTGGGAGTCACCAGAACCAATCTAG
Coding sequences:
- the LOC108219900 gene encoding uncharacterized protein LOC108219900; translation: MPTFTTVALDTLIEPGGSKTTVAGKYVPDQKLDSRDATSSKIERMGSLPSSKSNSAIDVPKPRMERRNSASATDINSKRQFNRISPALYATPETTPLPVVPDSPSSFPPSPYIINHKRRGPRLLKSLSQEDVATREQDVEKDKVAVDAKNEEREEIDTDKDAEFTFNVPPPIDVAHDKGFPNGGLENSELRNSLNTQSGPLKSVAVNERRDGEPDDFFDPQDSLSVKSNTSNGGEQPFTRATPSEFYDAWEELSPDSVPQQLPLNEVETELREIKSSLLMEIEKRKQAEESLNNMQSHWLRIRQHLSTVGLTLPADPIGAVEDSNLDDPVEALCQQVNLARYVSSSIGKGIAKAEAEAEMESQIEAKNFEISRLWDRLNYYEAVNREMSQRNQEVVEKARKLRKSRKKKLRWVWGSLAVAITVGTAAVAWSYIPSGKGTSSSNQSDAPRSSKS